aattcgTACTTTTGAAGTGGTCATAAAAATTAGATGAAATtctttattaaatgtttttaattcgtTCGTACGCTCTACTAATAATTGTCAGTTAACGCAAAAATATTGAACAATAAATACACATACGGACATTGTCCGCTACTTTTATGTGCAGACGCTAAATTAGCTGTTCTTTTATTTCCAAGTCCAACGTTCTAActgtagttaatttttttttaatccaactGTTTATTTAAAGCTATGAATGAAAATTGATAGTATTACAGCTCACTAACACATCGAATTTTGAAACGATTTAATATGCTCATCAATGATTGTAgtgtaatgtttatttgaatataacttTTTGTATCTTAATGACATAATGACAATAACGCTTTTTGTTGAAAAGCTCTCGGAATAAACTTGGGAACGCAATTAATCTGTGATTCggtttttagtatttaaaatctattaaagtataaaatgcCACTCAATAGTCTTTTAGGATgcgttgtattataaaataatggtATGGTTTTCACATTAGGAACTAGTGCTGTGTAAACTTAGAAAGATTAACCGATTTAGAATCTTGAACGATAAATGGCACCTCATTACCACATTAACAAGTATTTTTTATAACGAAGCAATTAACTCGGACTTGGTACTGAGTTATAATTAAGCTATTCACGCTGTTTATACTGTATTtcatttaatctttttttaattggtttaaCGACGAGATGGCCAATTAAAATCTAATGTAGTTTTAGGGTTTGTATGTTTAAAAATCTTAACTACAAATAATGTTTATACACACCTTCATCTAGTGATCTCCTCATGCCCTCAACAGCGGAAGACGGGAGCTTGAACTGTACGACGTAATTTTCCAAGAAGTCTGCCACACCGTCTACGAGCCTAGACTCGACCTGTGCTTCCCTGGCCTTGGGCTCCTCGGGCAGTGGCTCCAAGGCCCTGGCAGACCTGGGTGAGCCTTTGCTGTCCAAAGTAACGCCATCGACCAGCGTGATCTCCCTCTTAGACCTCAAAGTCTCCACGTATCTCAAAGCTTTCTCCTGCAACCAAAATAGAtataattatttcactgttcACGTTTTCCACTATCACAAGTCCACTTCACTGGTGTCCAGACCTTGAGGCACAGGGTGACGTCACCGTCGACGCACTCCTTGACGACGCCCAGGACGCTTCCCAGGATGTTCGGGTCAGAGTCTTGTTCGGCAGCAGGCATCGCCCACGCCACGCCGATCACCATTAAAACGACCAGACACTTCATATCGTCCGTTTAGAACCACCCTTTGGAAAGCAAACACAAAATGTAGTGGCTGAGTTAAGGCTGAGCCGTTATAAGTCCCCCGCCCCACCAATGCGCCCGGTCACCGTCTGACAAGCGGTCGATTAAACTGGTAccgataaaattgttttatgttaATTGTGGCGTGGTCTCCGAGTCCATTCATGGCGATGGTTGCCGACGGG
The sequence above is drawn from the Bombyx mori chromosome 26, ASM3026992v2 genome and encodes:
- the Osi9 gene encoding osiris 9 precursor; the protein is MKCLVVLMVIGVAWAMPAAEQDSDPNILGSVLGVVKECVDGDVTLCLKEKALRYVETLRSKREITLVDGVTLDSKGSPRSARALEPLPEEPKAREAQVESRLVDGVADFLENYVVQFKLPSSAVEGMRRSLDEARGKKKKIKQLLPLLAIAKLKIMALIPLFLGIIAFAAAKAVVLAKISLLVAGIIALKKLLASKHTETSYEVVAHPHHEEHYASSGHGWGRSIDDAQNMAYSAHIKSD